One window of Meiothermus sp. Pnk-1 genomic DNA carries:
- a CDS encoding xanthine dehydrogenase family protein subunit M — translation MYTAEFTYRKASSVAEAIQMLQQNPEAKLLAGGHSLIPAMKLRLAQPPMLIDISKVAELRGIRLEGDTLVIGAAATYYEIASHEQVKQAAPILADVIQHIGDPMVRHKGTIGGSLAHADPAADLPAAMLALEARMKIQGPGGSRMVDAGDFFQGMYTTALEPGEILTEIHIPANAGKQAYEKFPHPASRYPVVGVAVVVGANGLRAALTGAGERAVRLSKLEQALAGKPLTAEAIEAACQGIVSPQELMGDHLHSAEYRAHLVDVLAKRALMRLI, via the coding sequence ATGTACACCGCTGAATTCACCTACCGCAAAGCCTCGAGCGTTGCCGAGGCCATCCAGATGTTGCAACAAAACCCCGAGGCCAAACTCCTGGCGGGCGGACACTCACTCATTCCCGCCATGAAGCTGCGCCTGGCCCAGCCGCCTATGCTCATCGACATCTCCAAGGTGGCCGAACTCAGGGGTATCCGCCTGGAGGGGGATACCCTGGTGATCGGGGCCGCCGCCACCTACTACGAGATCGCCAGCCACGAGCAGGTCAAGCAAGCCGCCCCTATCCTGGCCGACGTCATCCAGCACATCGGCGACCCCATGGTGCGGCACAAAGGGACCATCGGCGGCTCGCTGGCCCACGCCGACCCCGCTGCTGACCTTCCAGCAGCGATGCTCGCGCTGGAGGCCAGGATGAAGATTCAGGGGCCCGGCGGGAGCCGTATGGTGGATGCGGGCGACTTCTTCCAGGGGATGTACACCACCGCCCTCGAGCCTGGGGAGATCCTCACCGAGATCCACATCCCGGCCAACGCCGGTAAGCAGGCCTACGAGAAGTTCCCCCACCCCGCCTCGCGCTACCCGGTGGTGGGGGTGGCGGTGGTGGTCGGGGCGAACGGGCTGCGGGCCGCCCTCACCGGGGCGGGCGAGCGGGCCGTGCGGCTTTCCAAGCTCGAGCAGGCCCTGGCCGGAAAACCTCTCACCGCCGAGGCCATCGAGGCCGCCTGCCAGGGCATCGTGAGCCCGCAGGAGCTGATGGGCGACCACCTCCACTCCGCCGAGTACCGGGCTCATCTCGTGGACGTGCTGGCCAAACGCGCGCTGATGCGGCTGATTTAG
- a CDS encoding YihY/virulence factor BrkB family protein produces the protein MDFLRHAYRLYNQSHIPFFAASLAYYALFSLMPLLFLLIGIFGLVLSGNKALLEAIQQRLGEVALLLFPTQPDLAQGLLTFLTRRAAPLTAGSFLVLFWSASNFFAALAYAMGVIFQTPPGFRNRIIALIAPGALGLGIILLALGGLSLAFVLRYLPPELGFLRGSLEHVLPVLGAAGLFYLIYRILPRPAPRHLHALLGAGFAALVWEGVRLGIPALLPRSQYELFYGPLAGFLLAMLGFYLSMWILLVGGLLARVLEDQTAPRA, from the coding sequence ATGGACTTCCTACGGCACGCCTACCGGCTTTACAACCAGTCGCACATCCCCTTCTTTGCGGCCTCGCTGGCCTATTACGCGCTCTTTAGCCTGATGCCCTTGCTGTTTTTGCTCATCGGCATCTTCGGGCTGGTCCTCTCAGGAAACAAGGCGCTGCTCGAGGCCATCCAGCAACGCCTAGGCGAGGTGGCGCTGCTATTGTTCCCCACCCAGCCGGACCTGGCCCAGGGCCTTTTGACCTTTCTCACCCGGCGGGCCGCCCCGCTCACGGCGGGTAGCTTCTTGGTGCTGTTTTGGAGCGCCAGCAACTTCTTTGCCGCGCTGGCCTACGCGATGGGGGTGATCTTCCAGACCCCCCCGGGTTTTCGCAACCGGATCATCGCCCTGATCGCCCCAGGGGCGCTGGGGTTGGGGATCATCCTGCTGGCTTTGGGGGGCCTTTCGCTAGCTTTCGTGCTGCGGTATCTGCCGCCGGAGCTGGGATTCTTGCGTGGGAGCCTGGAGCACGTCCTACCGGTGCTGGGGGCGGCTGGACTTTTCTACCTCATCTACCGGATTCTGCCCCGGCCGGCCCCCCGGCACCTCCACGCCTTGCTGGGGGCAGGCTTCGCCGCCTTGGTATGGGAGGGGGTGCGGCTGGGGATCCCGGCCTTGTTACCCCGTTCGCAGTATGAGCTGTTCTATGGCCCGCTGGCGGGGTTCTTGCTGGCCATGCTGGGCTTTTATCTCAGCATGTGGATTTTGCTGGTAGGGGGGCTGCTGGCCCGCGTTTTGGAAGATCAAACAGCACCCAGGGCCTGA
- a CDS encoding NTP transferase domain-containing protein yields MSKSRGPVVAVVLAAGESRRMGQNKMLLPLGQESVVRRAVRQVLEAGFDAVWAVVGRDAAQVKAELEGLPVFAVENPRYPQGLGSSFRAAVQALPEGVEAAMFTLADQVFLSAGLYREVLEAYRASRPKLVVCRYGEVLAPPHLFQRELFPELGQEPGQGGKEVLRRYAAEAVTLAMPEAALFDLDTPDDYQEALRRLADSGM; encoded by the coding sequence ATGAGCAAAAGCCGAGGTCCGGTCGTGGCGGTGGTGCTCGCGGCAGGAGAAAGCCGCCGCATGGGCCAGAACAAAATGCTGCTGCCGCTAGGCCAGGAGAGCGTGGTGCGCCGGGCGGTACGGCAGGTCCTTGAGGCCGGGTTTGACGCGGTGTGGGCGGTGGTGGGGCGAGATGCTGCGCAGGTGAAAGCCGAACTCGAGGGGCTGCCCGTCTTCGCCGTCGAAAACCCTCGCTATCCACAAGGTCTGGGAAGCTCCTTCCGCGCTGCTGTACAGGCCCTGCCCGAGGGGGTGGAGGCGGCCATGTTCACCCTGGCCGACCAGGTCTTTCTCAGCGCTGGGCTCTACCGAGAGGTGCTGGAAGCTTACCGTGCCAGCAGGCCCAAGCTGGTGGTCTGTCGCTACGGGGAGGTTCTGGCTCCACCGCACCTGTTCCAGAGAGAGCTTTTCCCCGAACTGGGGCAAGAGCCTGGCCAGGGCGGGAAGGAAGTGTTGCGGCGGTATGCGGCGGAAGCGGTGACGCTGGCCATGCCGGAGGCGGCCCTTTTTGATTTGGACACCCCAGATGATTACCAAGAGGCCCTGCGGCGCCTGGCCGATTCTGGAATGTAG
- a CDS encoding NYN domain-containing protein, which translates to MERVAVFIDGSNLYKGLVSSLSSDYRLDFVQFIETLVAGRKLLRAYYYNAPLPVEDPAAKAHQSFLNYLKRVPYVAVRLGRLERRGEGFVEKGVDIQIAIDLLRLAYANAYDVAVLVSGDGDFADVVKVIQDMGKQVENSTFQALASHRLAQQADRFFPLDELPWERLRARPQEEQITAED; encoded by the coding sequence ATGGAACGGGTAGCGGTATTTATAGATGGTAGCAACCTTTATAAAGGGCTCGTATCCAGCCTAAGCTCCGATTACCGGCTTGACTTTGTGCAGTTCATCGAGACCCTGGTGGCCGGGCGCAAGCTCCTGCGGGCGTATTACTATAACGCCCCCTTGCCCGTCGAAGATCCTGCGGCCAAGGCTCATCAGAGTTTTCTCAATTACCTGAAGCGGGTTCCTTATGTGGCCGTGCGGTTGGGGAGGCTCGAGCGCCGGGGGGAGGGCTTCGTCGAAAAAGGGGTGGATATCCAGATCGCCATCGATCTGTTGCGGTTGGCCTATGCCAACGCCTACGACGTGGCGGTGCTGGTCTCGGGAGACGGGGACTTTGCCGACGTGGTCAAGGTGATCCAGGACATGGGCAAGCAGGTGGAAAACTCTACCTTCCAGGCCCTTGCCTCCCACCGCTTGGCCCAGCAAGCCGACCGGTTTTTTCCGCTCGATGAGCTACCCTGGGAGCGGCTACGGGCGCGCCCCCAGGAAGAGCAGATCACCGCTGAGGACTGA
- a CDS encoding xanthine dehydrogenase family protein molybdopterin-binding subunit — protein sequence MAEKMMGKAMKRVEDPRFITGSGNYTDDMQLPGMVHAAMVRSPYAHANIKAIRTEAAQAVPGVLAVITGQEMKEAGVGSIPTGWLHPGIKLPPHYAITPDKVRHMGEIVAAVIAETRQIAEDAAALVEVDYEPLEAVTLGSKALAPGAPQIHAEAPGNVCFTWSIGNKDEVDALFAQAHKTVRLEIRNNRLVPNAMEPRASLAQYHKASGEYTLWTTSQNPHIHRLLIAAFILGIPEHKLRVIAPDVGGGFGSKIYQYPEEIIVLYASKKLNRPVKWTARRSESFVTDSHGRDHETVAEMAVDADGKITALRVETIANMGAYLTTFAPAVPTYLYGTLLAGTYKTQKIYCHVTAPFTNTVPVDAYRGAGRPEATYLIERLVDTMAHELGMDPAEFRRKNFIQPDEFPYQTPVALVYDSGNYEAALDKALEMANYKALRQKQEELRKQGRYIGIGLASYLEACGLAPSALVGSLGAQAGQWESALVRVMPTGKVEVFTGTHSHGQGHETAFAQVVADELQIPVEDVVLVHGDTGRMPYGWGSYGSRSAPTGLSAIVLASRKIVDKAKRIAAHLLEAAPEDIEHVDGQFRVKGVPERAKSFTDIALMAHLAHNYPADLEPGLEATHFYDPKNFVFPFGTHIAVVEVDPDTGKVKLQSYTCVDDCGPLINPMIAEGQVHGGIAQGLGQALLEEAVYDESGNLVTANFLEYTLPRADDLVQINVGHTITPCPHNPLGIKGIGEAGTIASTAAVANAVIDALRPFGVIHLDMPYTPEKVWRAIQAGRRMPQAAD from the coding sequence ATGGCCGAGAAGATGATGGGCAAGGCGATGAAACGGGTGGAGGACCCCCGGTTCATCACCGGGAGCGGGAATTACACCGACGATATGCAGCTGCCCGGCATGGTACACGCGGCGATGGTGCGCTCGCCCTATGCCCACGCCAACATCAAGGCGATTCGCACCGAGGCGGCCCAAGCGGTGCCCGGCGTGCTGGCGGTGATCACCGGGCAGGAGATGAAAGAGGCCGGGGTGGGCAGTATCCCCACCGGATGGCTGCACCCCGGAATCAAGCTGCCGCCACACTACGCCATCACCCCCGACAAGGTGCGGCATATGGGCGAGATCGTGGCCGCGGTGATCGCCGAGACCCGCCAGATCGCCGAGGACGCAGCGGCTTTGGTGGAGGTGGACTATGAGCCTCTAGAGGCGGTCACCCTCGGGAGCAAGGCGCTCGCACCCGGCGCGCCGCAAATCCACGCCGAGGCCCCCGGCAACGTCTGCTTCACCTGGAGCATCGGCAACAAGGACGAGGTGGATGCCCTCTTTGCCCAAGCCCACAAGACCGTCCGGCTCGAGATCCGCAACAACCGCCTGGTGCCGAACGCGATGGAACCCCGCGCCTCGCTGGCCCAGTATCACAAGGCTTCCGGTGAGTACACCCTCTGGACCACCTCGCAAAATCCCCACATCCACCGCCTGCTGATCGCGGCCTTCATCCTGGGTATCCCCGAGCACAAGCTGCGGGTGATCGCCCCCGACGTGGGCGGCGGCTTCGGCTCGAAGATCTACCAGTACCCTGAGGAGATCATCGTCCTGTATGCCTCCAAAAAACTGAACCGGCCGGTGAAGTGGACCGCCCGCCGCTCGGAGAGCTTCGTCACCGACTCCCACGGGCGCGACCACGAGACCGTAGCCGAGATGGCGGTGGACGCGGACGGAAAGATCACCGCCCTCAGGGTGGAGACCATCGCCAACATGGGGGCTTACCTCACCACCTTCGCCCCCGCCGTGCCCACCTACCTCTACGGCACGCTCCTGGCCGGGACCTACAAGACCCAAAAGATCTACTGCCACGTCACCGCACCCTTCACCAACACCGTGCCGGTGGATGCCTACCGGGGGGCGGGCCGCCCCGAGGCGACCTACCTGATCGAGCGGCTGGTAGACACCATGGCCCACGAGCTAGGCATGGACCCCGCCGAATTCCGCCGCAAGAACTTCATCCAGCCCGACGAGTTCCCCTACCAAACCCCGGTGGCGCTGGTCTACGATTCGGGCAACTACGAGGCCGCCCTCGACAAAGCCCTAGAGATGGCCAACTACAAAGCCCTCCGCCAGAAGCAGGAGGAATTGCGCAAGCAAGGCCGCTACATCGGGATCGGCCTGGCGAGCTATCTCGAGGCCTGCGGGCTGGCCCCCTCGGCCCTGGTGGGGAGCTTGGGGGCTCAGGCCGGGCAGTGGGAGAGCGCTTTGGTGCGGGTGATGCCCACCGGCAAGGTGGAGGTCTTCACCGGAACCCACAGCCACGGGCAAGGCCACGAGACGGCCTTCGCTCAGGTGGTAGCCGACGAGCTGCAAATTCCGGTGGAGGATGTGGTGCTCGTGCACGGCGACACCGGGCGGATGCCTTACGGCTGGGGTTCGTATGGCTCGAGGTCCGCCCCCACCGGGCTTTCCGCCATCGTGCTGGCCAGCCGTAAGATCGTGGACAAGGCCAAGAGGATCGCCGCCCACCTCCTAGAAGCCGCCCCCGAGGACATCGAGCACGTGGACGGACAGTTTAGGGTAAAGGGCGTGCCCGAGCGCGCCAAGAGCTTCACCGACATCGCCCTGATGGCCCACCTGGCCCATAACTACCCCGCCGACCTCGAGCCGGGTTTGGAGGCCACCCACTTCTACGACCCCAAGAACTTCGTCTTCCCCTTCGGTACCCATATCGCGGTGGTGGAGGTGGACCCCGATACCGGCAAGGTCAAGCTGCAAAGCTACACCTGCGTGGACGACTGCGGCCCGCTCATCAACCCCATGATCGCCGAGGGCCAGGTCCACGGGGGCATCGCCCAGGGCCTGGGCCAGGCTTTGCTGGAAGAAGCCGTCTACGACGAGAGCGGCAACCTGGTAACGGCGAACTTCCTGGAGTACACCCTGCCCCGCGCTGACGACCTGGTGCAGATCAACGTGGGCCACACCATCACCCCCTGCCCCCATAACCCCTTGGGCATCAAAGGCATTGGCGAGGCCGGAACCATCGCCTCTACGGCGGCGGTGGCGAACGCGGTGATCGACGCCTTGCGCCCGTTTGGCGTGATCCACCTGGACATGCCTTACACCCCCGAGAAGGTCTGGCGGGCCATCCAGGCCGGGCGGCGGATGCCGCAAGCAGCGGATTGA
- a CDS encoding MoxR family ATPase, translating to MMPSTVEETQKALEAHHYITEKGLAVSVFLALKLGRPLLLEGEPGVGKTEIVKVLADMLQTRLIRLQCYEGLDINNAVYEWDYARQMMQIRLLEASGEHDREKVRQEVFSSEFLLERPLLQALKSVNGKAPVLLIDELDRADEEFEAFLLEFLSDWQITIPEVGTVKAEQPPVVVITSNRTREIHDALKRRCLYFWIDYPDFHKEYRIVRERVPSVPEKLAAQVVAFVQELRKEDLYKAPGVAETLDWAASLLALDAVRLEPTLVEETLGVLLKYQDDVVRAKSAAQDLLARAQVPSPL from the coding sequence ATGATGCCCTCCACCGTCGAGGAAACCCAAAAAGCCCTCGAGGCCCACCACTACATCACCGAAAAGGGCTTGGCGGTTTCGGTGTTTTTGGCCCTCAAGCTGGGGCGCCCGCTGCTTTTGGAGGGTGAGCCCGGAGTGGGGAAGACCGAGATCGTCAAAGTACTGGCGGATATGCTCCAAACCCGGCTGATCCGGCTCCAGTGCTACGAGGGGCTAGATATCAACAACGCCGTCTACGAGTGGGATTACGCTCGTCAGATGATGCAGATACGGCTCTTAGAGGCCAGCGGCGAGCACGACCGGGAGAAGGTGCGCCAGGAGGTCTTCAGCTCCGAGTTCTTGCTCGAGCGCCCCCTGCTGCAAGCCTTGAAGAGCGTGAACGGCAAGGCCCCGGTGCTGCTCATCGACGAACTCGACCGCGCCGACGAAGAGTTTGAGGCCTTCCTGCTGGAGTTCCTCTCCGACTGGCAGATCACCATCCCCGAGGTGGGCACGGTCAAAGCCGAACAGCCCCCGGTGGTGGTGATTACCTCCAACCGCACGCGGGAAATCCACGACGCACTCAAACGGCGCTGCCTCTACTTCTGGATCGACTACCCGGATTTTCACAAGGAGTACCGCATCGTGCGGGAGAGGGTACCCAGCGTGCCGGAGAAGCTCGCCGCGCAGGTGGTGGCCTTTGTGCAGGAGCTGCGCAAGGAAGACCTCTACAAGGCCCCCGGGGTGGCCGAAACCCTCGACTGGGCCGCCTCGCTCTTGGCCCTGGACGCGGTGCGGCTCGAGCCCACCCTGGTCGAGGAGACCCTGGGCGTCCTCCTCAAATACCAAGACGACGTGGTGCGGGCCAAGAGCGCCGCCCAGGATCTCTTAGCCAGGGCCCAGGTGCCCTCTCCCCTATAG
- a CDS encoding glutamate-5-semialdehyde dehydrogenase, protein MIAPSELNAYGLRAKSASQALAKASPQAKSKALQRMAEKLRSRRADIVAANQADLEAARAGGLAKAKLDRLRLDDKTLADLIAGLEQVAAMPDPVGEIEGLTVRPNGLQVGRMRVPLGVVGFIYESRPGATVEASALTLKAGNAILLRGGKEAFRSNEVLVELFRQSLSEAGLPEDAVLLVPTTERAAILEMCRLATLDLLIPRGGKELIELVRREARMPVLAHAEGVNHLYVDAGADLETALNIAYNGKTQRPATCNALEKVLVHAAEAERFLPRLEAVMAAAGVELRGDERSRAILPGLRPATEADWSAEYLDLILTLKVVDSLEEALEHIARYGSHHTEVICTHHHAHALRFLREVDASLVLVNASPRFNDGFQLGLGAEIGISTSKLHAYGVMGVRELTTTKWIALGSGQVRE, encoded by the coding sequence ATGATTGCCCCCTCAGAACTGAACGCCTACGGCCTGCGGGCCAAATCCGCCAGCCAAGCCCTGGCCAAAGCCTCCCCGCAGGCCAAGAGCAAAGCCCTGCAGCGCATGGCTGAAAAGCTGCGCAGCCGCCGCGCCGATATCGTGGCAGCGAACCAAGCCGACCTCGAGGCCGCCCGCGCGGGCGGCCTCGCCAAGGCCAAGCTGGACCGGCTCAGGCTCGATGACAAAACCCTGGCCGACCTGATCGCCGGGCTCGAGCAGGTCGCGGCCATGCCGGACCCGGTGGGCGAGATCGAGGGGTTGACAGTCCGACCCAACGGTTTACAGGTGGGCCGGATGCGCGTTCCTCTGGGGGTGGTGGGCTTCATCTACGAGTCGCGGCCGGGCGCTACGGTGGAGGCCAGCGCCCTCACCCTCAAAGCCGGGAACGCCATCTTGTTGCGCGGGGGCAAGGAAGCCTTCCGCTCCAACGAGGTGCTGGTGGAACTCTTCCGCCAGAGCCTGAGCGAGGCTGGGCTACCCGAGGACGCCGTGCTGCTGGTCCCGACCACCGAGCGCGCGGCCATCCTGGAGATGTGCCGCTTGGCAACCCTGGACCTGCTGATCCCCCGTGGGGGCAAGGAGCTCATCGAGCTGGTCCGGCGGGAAGCGCGGATGCCGGTGCTGGCCCACGCTGAAGGAGTCAACCACCTCTACGTGGACGCCGGGGCGGACCTCGAGACCGCTTTGAACATTGCCTACAACGGAAAGACCCAGCGCCCCGCTACCTGCAACGCGCTGGAGAAGGTGCTGGTCCACGCTGCGGAGGCGGAGCGGTTTTTGCCCCGGCTCGAGGCGGTCATGGCCGCAGCGGGGGTGGAACTCCGAGGAGACGAGCGCTCTCGCGCGATCTTGCCCGGCCTTCGCCCCGCCACCGAGGCCGACTGGAGCGCCGAATACCTGGACCTGATCCTCACCCTCAAGGTGGTGGACTCGCTCGAGGAAGCGCTCGAGCACATCGCCCGTTACGGTTCCCACCACACCGAGGTCATCTGCACCCACCACCACGCCCATGCCCTGCGCTTCCTGCGCGAAGTAGACGCCTCGCTGGTGTTGGTGAACGCTTCTCCCCGCTTCAACGACGGCTTTCAGCTGGGGCTGGGGGCCGAGATCGGCATCAGCACCTCCAAGCTCCACGCTTACGGGGTGATGGGGGTGCGCGAGCTGACCACGACCAAGTGGATAGCGCTGGGGAGCGGGCAGGTTCGGGAGTAG
- the proB gene encoding glutamate 5-kinase, translating into MRPERPLLDSRNYRRLVIKVGSAVLAGAPGRARQLAIAEQVAALKAEGREVVLVSSGAVASGMAKLGLKERPKTMPGKQAAAAVGQPLMMQLWEQAFSWYSLQVAQILLTAEDLAHRHRYLNARRTLETLLDWHVVPVINENDTVMVDEIKFGDNDQLSALIASLVGADLLVVLSDIDALYDADPRTNPAAKPVRYIEQVDAEVMRMAGDAPNRTGTGGMRSKLLAAKKAQDAGIPLLLLPGLNPHSIAEALRGEPVGTFFAAGNRRYGGQRLWLAQLPKPAGEIVVDAGAAKALRQGGASLLPAGIREVRGNFGEGEAVRCLDPNGRLIGVGLVNYSSAEIERIKGAKTKDIAAILGYRHSDEVIHRDHFALAGELAPSSGS; encoded by the coding sequence ATGCGCCCTGAGCGCCCCTTGCTGGACTCGAGGAACTACCGCCGCCTGGTGATCAAGGTCGGCAGTGCCGTGCTGGCTGGGGCCCCAGGGCGGGCTCGGCAGCTAGCCATCGCCGAGCAGGTCGCCGCCCTCAAGGCCGAGGGGCGCGAGGTGGTGCTGGTCTCCTCGGGGGCAGTAGCTAGCGGGATGGCCAAACTCGGCCTCAAAGAGCGCCCCAAGACCATGCCCGGCAAACAGGCCGCCGCCGCGGTGGGGCAGCCGCTGATGATGCAGCTGTGGGAGCAGGCCTTTTCCTGGTATAGCCTGCAGGTGGCGCAGATTCTGCTCACCGCCGAAGACTTAGCCCACCGCCACCGCTACTTGAACGCCCGGCGCACCCTGGAGACCCTGCTCGATTGGCATGTAGTCCCCGTCATCAACGAAAACGACACGGTGATGGTGGACGAGATCAAGTTCGGCGACAACGACCAGCTCTCGGCGTTGATCGCCTCCTTGGTGGGGGCGGATCTGCTGGTGGTGCTCTCGGACATCGACGCGCTCTACGACGCCGACCCGCGGACCAACCCGGCGGCCAAGCCGGTGCGCTACATCGAGCAGGTCGATGCCGAGGTGATGCGCATGGCCGGGGACGCCCCCAACCGGACGGGCACCGGGGGTATGCGGAGCAAGCTCCTGGCAGCGAAAAAGGCTCAAGACGCTGGGATTCCCCTACTCTTGCTGCCGGGGCTAAACCCCCACAGCATCGCCGAAGCTCTGCGCGGAGAGCCGGTGGGAACCTTCTTTGCCGCCGGCAACCGGCGCTACGGGGGGCAACGGCTGTGGCTTGCGCAACTCCCTAAACCCGCCGGAGAGATCGTGGTGGATGCAGGAGCAGCCAAAGCCTTGCGCCAGGGCGGAGCCTCGCTGCTGCCGGCGGGAATTCGGGAGGTGCGGGGAAACTTCGGCGAGGGAGAGGCGGTGCGCTGTCTGGACCCCAACGGTCGGCTTATCGGGGTGGGGCTGGTGAACTACTCCTCGGCGGAGATCGAGCGGATCAAGGGGGCCAAGACCAAGGACATCGCGGCCATCCTGGGGTACCGTCACTCCGATGAGGTTATCCACCGCGACCACTTCGCCCTCGCCGGTGAGCTGGCCCCCTCGAGCGGGTCGTAG
- a CDS encoding (2Fe-2S)-binding protein — protein MAEKVRIRVQVNGVEHTSEVEPRQLLVYYLRETLGLTGTHVGCDTSQCGACVVHVDGQAVKSCTMFAVQADGAKITTIEGLGEMGRLHPVQEGFWEMHGLQCGFCTPGMIMAAADLLNKNPNPSEQEIRHALEGNLCRCTGYHNIVRAVQYAAQKMQSGVAADD, from the coding sequence ATGGCAGAAAAGGTCAGGATCCGCGTACAGGTCAACGGGGTCGAGCACACCAGTGAGGTCGAGCCCCGACAGCTTTTGGTCTACTACCTGAGGGAAACCCTGGGCCTCACCGGCACCCACGTAGGCTGCGACACCAGCCAGTGCGGGGCTTGTGTGGTGCACGTGGACGGCCAGGCGGTGAAATCTTGCACGATGTTCGCCGTACAAGCCGACGGCGCCAAAATCACTACCATTGAAGGGTTGGGAGAGATGGGCCGGCTGCACCCGGTCCAGGAGGGCTTTTGGGAGATGCACGGGCTACAGTGCGGCTTTTGCACCCCAGGGATGATCATGGCCGCGGCCGATCTTCTGAACAAAAACCCCAACCCCTCCGAGCAGGAGATCCGCCACGCCCTCGAGGGCAACCTCTGCCGCTGCACCGGCTACCACAACATCGTGCGAGCGGTACAGTACGCCGCGCAGAAGATGCAATCGGGCGTGGCGGCGGATGACTGA